Proteins from a genomic interval of Rhodococcoides fascians A25f:
- a CDS encoding NUDIX hydrolase, protein MLDVAGSANGLTDTTGINPVLQRHAKPEDRTRSAAVLVLFGGPAAADPTAPGGLPADADVLLTQRASTLRDHSGQIAFPGGATDPGDDGPVGTALREAQEETGLDPAGVVPLATMPGIYVPPSRFDVVPVLSYWQAPSPVRVVDAGETERVVRVPLRELLDPDNRFQVRHPAGYQGPAFSVQGMLVWGFTGGILAGLLAVSGWESEWDTGDIRDLEASLTAVGARLDR, encoded by the coding sequence ATGCTCGACGTCGCCGGCAGCGCGAACGGACTGACCGACACCACCGGCATCAACCCGGTGCTGCAGCGGCACGCGAAGCCGGAGGACCGAACCCGTTCCGCGGCGGTGTTGGTGCTGTTCGGCGGGCCGGCCGCCGCTGATCCGACCGCTCCCGGTGGGCTCCCCGCCGACGCCGACGTACTGCTGACCCAGCGCGCGTCGACACTGCGTGATCACAGCGGACAGATCGCCTTCCCCGGTGGTGCCACCGATCCCGGCGACGACGGTCCCGTCGGTACGGCGCTGCGGGAGGCGCAGGAGGAAACCGGGCTCGACCCCGCCGGCGTCGTCCCGCTGGCGACGATGCCCGGGATCTACGTGCCACCGTCGCGCTTCGATGTGGTTCCGGTGCTCTCGTACTGGCAGGCCCCGAGTCCGGTTCGGGTGGTCGACGCGGGCGAAACCGAGCGGGTGGTGCGAGTTCCGTTGCGAGAGTTGCTCGATCCGGACAACCGCTTCCAGGTGCGCCATCCCGCCGGCTACCAGGGCCCGGCCTTCTCGGTACAGGGAATGCTGGTGTGGGGATTCACGGGCGGTATTCTGGCGGGCCTGCTCGCTGTGTCGGGCTGGGAGTCCGAGTGGGACACGGGGGACATACGCGATCTGGAGGCCAGCTTGACTGCGGTAGGAGCGAGGCTCGATCGGTGA
- a CDS encoding TlpA family protein disulfide reductase: MVYALWPRSESPGAQRSDGPGLGQAGPSTAERRAADTPEALAPLRQNAGLAACPTPSGDATGPLTGITLECIGDGSYVDLGQALAGRPALLNIWAYWCAPCAEELPYLQQYAERAGDAITVLTVHNDANEANGLTRLTDYGVTLPGVQDGGGRVAAAVGAPNVLPVSVLISADGTVAKVLPQPFSSVDDIADAVRENLGVAS; encoded by the coding sequence ATGGTCTACGCACTGTGGCCACGCAGTGAATCTCCCGGCGCGCAGCGCTCGGACGGTCCCGGCCTCGGTCAGGCAGGACCGTCGACGGCCGAGCGCCGGGCCGCCGACACACCCGAAGCTCTCGCACCGTTGCGACAGAACGCCGGTCTTGCCGCATGTCCGACGCCGTCGGGCGATGCAACGGGTCCGTTGACGGGCATCACACTCGAATGCATCGGCGACGGCTCGTACGTCGACCTGGGCCAAGCCCTGGCCGGCCGCCCCGCGTTGCTGAACATCTGGGCCTACTGGTGTGCCCCCTGCGCGGAGGAACTGCCTTACCTGCAGCAATACGCGGAGCGGGCGGGTGATGCCATCACCGTCCTCACCGTCCACAACGACGCCAACGAGGCGAACGGCCTCACGCGGCTCACCGATTACGGGGTCACTCTGCCCGGAGTTCAGGACGGTGGCGGCCGCGTGGCGGCCGCGGTGGGAGCACCGAATGTTCTGCCCGTATCCGTTTTGATATCTGCGGATGGCACTGTCGCCAAGGTGCTACCTCAACCCTTCTCGAGCGTCGACGACATCGCCGACGCCGTGCGCGAGAACCTCGGAGTTGCGTCGTGA
- the nth gene encoding endonuclease III: MNRTLGVAFPHVYCELDFTTPLELAVATILSAQCTDKRVNMVTPALFVRYRTARDYAEADRTELEEFIRTTGFYRNKANSLIGLGQKLLENFDGDVPATLKDLVTLPGIGRKTANVVLGNAFDVPGITVDTHFGRLVRRWQWTEEEDSVKVEHAVGALIERKEWTLLSHRVIFHGRRVCHSRTPACGVCVLAKDCPSFGLGPTDPAAAAALVRGPETEHLLALAGIVS, from the coding sequence ATGAATCGGACGCTCGGGGTCGCCTTTCCGCACGTGTACTGCGAACTCGACTTCACCACGCCCCTCGAACTGGCCGTGGCGACCATCCTGTCCGCGCAGTGCACCGACAAACGCGTCAACATGGTCACCCCGGCACTGTTCGTGAGATACCGCACAGCCCGCGACTACGCCGAGGCAGACCGGACCGAACTCGAGGAGTTCATCCGCACCACGGGGTTCTATCGGAACAAGGCCAACTCGTTGATCGGGCTGGGACAGAAGCTGCTGGAGAACTTCGACGGCGACGTGCCGGCGACTCTGAAAGACCTCGTCACCCTTCCGGGTATCGGCCGCAAGACGGCCAACGTCGTTCTCGGCAACGCGTTCGACGTACCCGGCATCACGGTCGACACCCACTTCGGCCGGCTGGTGCGGCGCTGGCAGTGGACGGAGGAAGAGGACTCGGTCAAGGTCGAGCACGCGGTCGGTGCACTGATAGAGCGCAAAGAGTGGACTCTGCTCTCGCATCGCGTCATCTTCCACGGTCGACGCGTCTGCCACTCCCGTACTCCGGCGTGCGGAGTGTGCGTCCTCGCCAAGGACTGCCCGTCGTTCGGCCTCGGTCCGACCGATCCAGCCGCCGCTGCAGCCCTGGTGCGGGGTCCCGAGACCGAACACCTTCTCGCTCTTGCCGGAATCGTGTCGTGA
- a CDS encoding MBL fold metallo-hydrolase has translation MADSNPQHPAYGLLRQVTPTASVLLADNPGKMTLDGTNTWILRAPGAEECIVVDPGPKDRAHLDAVAASGTVVLTLVTHRHADHTGGVKRFHRKTSAPVRALGETFLHGDGATLAHGEVIEAAGLRIEVLHTPGHTADSVSFVLDDAILTGDTILGRGTTVLDPKDGSLADYLESLDRLEAAGAGKTVLPGHGPELPDTAEVARAYRAHRQQRLDQVRAALVEIGENAKPMQVVRHVYSDVDKKLWPAARMSVKTQLAYLRERS, from the coding sequence ATGGCCGACTCGAACCCCCAGCATCCCGCGTACGGACTTCTTCGGCAGGTGACGCCGACCGCGTCGGTTCTGCTTGCCGACAACCCGGGCAAGATGACTCTCGACGGAACGAACACCTGGATCCTGCGGGCACCGGGTGCCGAGGAGTGCATCGTCGTCGATCCGGGTCCGAAGGACCGAGCCCATCTCGACGCCGTCGCCGCGTCGGGCACGGTGGTTCTGACGCTCGTGACCCATCGACACGCCGACCACACCGGCGGAGTGAAGCGGTTCCACCGCAAGACATCCGCTCCGGTGCGCGCTCTGGGGGAGACGTTTCTGCACGGGGACGGCGCGACGTTGGCCCACGGCGAGGTCATCGAGGCGGCCGGATTGCGAATCGAAGTACTGCACACACCCGGGCACACGGCGGATTCGGTGAGCTTCGTGCTCGACGACGCAATTCTGACGGGAGACACGATTCTCGGCCGCGGCACCACGGTGCTCGACCCGAAGGACGGCTCCCTCGCGGACTACCTCGAGTCGTTGGACCGACTGGAAGCAGCAGGTGCCGGAAAGACGGTGCTGCCCGGGCACGGACCCGAACTACCGGACACCGCCGAGGTGGCGCGAGCGTATCGCGCCCACCGTCAGCAGCGTTTGGACCAGGTTCGTGCTGCGCTCGTCGAGATCGGCGAGAACGCGAAACCGATGCAGGTGGTACGCCACGTCTATTCGGACGTGGACAAGAAGCTATGGCCGGCTGCGCGGATGTCGGTCAAGACGCAGCTGGCCTACCTTCGAGAAAGGAGCTAG
- a CDS encoding Crp/Fnr family transcriptional regulator: MDDVLARAGIFQGVEPSAVAALTKQLQPVDFPRGHVVFNEGEPGDRLYIIVSGKIKLGRRSPDGRENLLTIMGPSDMFGELSIFDPGPRTSSATTVTEVRAVSMDRAALKDWIDQRPEIAEQLLRVLARRLRRTNNNLADLIFTDVPGRVAKALLQLAQRFGTQEAGSLRVTHDLTQEEIAQLVGASRETVNKALADFAHRGWLRLEGKSVLISDSERLARRAR; this comes from the coding sequence GTGGACGACGTCCTGGCACGGGCCGGCATCTTCCAAGGAGTCGAACCCTCTGCGGTAGCGGCCCTGACGAAGCAGCTGCAGCCTGTCGATTTCCCCCGCGGACACGTCGTGTTCAACGAGGGTGAGCCCGGAGACCGGCTCTACATCATCGTTTCCGGCAAGATCAAGCTCGGACGACGCTCTCCCGACGGCCGCGAGAACCTGCTGACGATCATGGGACCGTCGGACATGTTCGGCGAGCTCTCCATCTTCGATCCCGGCCCGCGTACGTCCTCGGCCACTACGGTCACCGAGGTGCGCGCGGTCAGCATGGACCGCGCCGCGCTCAAGGACTGGATCGACCAGCGCCCCGAGATCGCCGAGCAGTTGCTGCGCGTGCTGGCTCGCCGGTTGCGTCGCACCAACAACAACCTGGCCGACCTCATCTTCACCGACGTCCCCGGACGTGTCGCGAAGGCACTGCTGCAGCTCGCGCAGCGCTTCGGCACACAGGAAGCGGGATCGCTTCGCGTGACCCACGACCTGACGCAGGAAGAGATCGCTCAGCTCGTCGGTGCCTCTCGCGAGACCGTCAACAAGGCACTCGCCGACTTCGCACACCGCGGATGGTTGCGCCTCGAGGGCAAGTCCGTGCTGATCTCGGACTCCGAGCGTCTGGCTCGCCGAGCTCGCTAG
- the marP gene encoding acid resistance serine protease MarP, which yields MTGSGWVDIAVVAIALLAATSGWRQGAVASALAFLGVVLGAVAGILVAPHVLEHVDGSRMRVFVGIALIVVLVIVGEVAGMVLGRALRSGIHSRAARSVDSTIGAGLQAAAVLAAAWLLAIPLTSSSQPEVASAVRGSTVLGKVDEVAPDWLRQVPKEFSALLDTSGLPDVIGPFGRTPVADVAAPDSGIAAGPIPVALQSSVIKINGIAPSCQKALEGSGFVVGSDLVMTNAHVVAGTSEVTVDSPNGPLDADVVLFDPEEDVAVLRVSELQAPVLNFAPTPAESGSDAIVLGYPGGGPYTASPARIREIINLSGPDIYRTGTVQREVYTVRGSVRQGNSGGPLVNSSGEVLGVVFGAAVDDPDTGFVLTASEIADELARSFDAPVSVGTGDCIV from the coding sequence GTGACGGGTTCAGGGTGGGTCGATATCGCGGTGGTCGCCATCGCACTGTTGGCGGCAACATCGGGATGGCGGCAGGGTGCGGTGGCGTCGGCGCTGGCGTTTCTCGGCGTCGTGCTCGGTGCCGTTGCCGGAATTCTGGTGGCACCGCACGTGCTCGAGCACGTCGACGGTTCGCGAATGCGGGTCTTCGTCGGTATCGCGTTGATCGTGGTGTTGGTGATCGTCGGCGAGGTGGCCGGCATGGTTCTGGGTCGCGCGTTGCGCAGCGGAATACATTCGCGCGCAGCCAGATCCGTCGACAGCACGATCGGGGCCGGGTTGCAGGCCGCGGCCGTTCTCGCTGCCGCGTGGCTGCTCGCCATTCCGCTGACGTCGTCGTCGCAGCCCGAGGTCGCCAGTGCGGTGCGCGGCTCGACGGTCCTGGGCAAGGTCGACGAGGTGGCACCCGACTGGTTGCGTCAGGTGCCCAAGGAATTCTCGGCGCTGCTCGACACCTCCGGATTGCCGGACGTCATCGGACCGTTCGGTCGTACGCCGGTTGCCGATGTCGCGGCTCCGGATTCCGGCATCGCCGCGGGTCCGATTCCGGTGGCGCTGCAGTCCAGCGTCATCAAGATCAACGGCATCGCGCCGAGCTGCCAGAAAGCACTGGAGGGCTCCGGCTTCGTCGTCGGGTCCGACCTGGTGATGACCAACGCGCACGTCGTGGCAGGCACGTCCGAGGTGACCGTCGATTCTCCCAACGGCCCGCTCGACGCCGACGTCGTACTGTTCGACCCCGAAGAAGACGTTGCTGTGCTTCGTGTTTCGGAGCTGCAGGCACCGGTGTTGAACTTCGCGCCGACGCCGGCCGAATCCGGATCCGACGCCATCGTGCTCGGCTACCCCGGCGGCGGTCCTTACACGGCGAGCCCGGCCAGGATCCGCGAGATCATCAACCTCAGCGGCCCCGACATCTACCGCACCGGAACCGTCCAACGCGAGGTCTACACGGTGCGCGGATCGGTGCGACAGGGCAATTCCGGTGGACCGCTGGTCAACTCGTCCGGTGAGGTTCTCGGTGTCGTGTTCGGTGCCGCTGTCGACGACCCCGACACCGGATTCGTGCTGACCGCGTCGGAGATCGCGGACGAGCTGGCGCGGAGCTTCGATGCGCCGGTCAGCGTGGGTACCGGCGACTGCATCGTCTGA